Below is a window of Candidatus Acidiferrales bacterium DNA.
CTTTCCGGCTTGGCGACGGTCATGATCGGGATGGGGACCTTGTGACGGACAGGGTCAATCGTCTTGCCGAAGATCAGGTCGGCGAGACCCCGGTGGCGGTGGCCGCCCAGCACCATGAGGTCGAGTTGCTTGCCCGAAACGGCAGCGATCAATTCGGCCGGCGGGCTGCCAAATCGCAGGTCCACTTCTGCCTTGATGCCCATGGCGGCAAGCTCGCTGGCGACGCGCTCTAAATAGGCATGATCCTCCCGCGCCTCCAGGTCAGCGGCCTGAGCGCCAAACACCTGGCCCGAAACGCCCTCCACCACGTGGATCAGTATGAGCGTGCCTTGATGGGCGCGCGCCACGGGGATGGCGTGCTGGAGAATGAGCTTGTCGGCCGGTTGATTCTCCAGGGCGACCCCGATGCGCTGATACCGGGGCTCAGGCAGTCTGCCCAAGCCAGCAACTTCTGCCACCGGCACCAGGCCGCGCCAACGGCGCACCCAGGGGCGAAAGATAAGCCAGAGGAGGAGCAGACCGAGACCTCCCGCCACTGTCCCCAGCAGCAACCCCACCAGCCAGCCCCACTGCCCCGCTGCTGCCGCCCATTCCGTCATTTGCTGCGCCACCAGCCGCACGTTCAACGCAATGATAATCCCGGCGGCCAACCAGGCCAAGACCTGAACCCAGACGCGATTCGAAAATGATCCCATGCGCTCCCGGTCGCTGGTGAAGTGGACCAGCGGCACGATGGCAAAGGGCAACTGCAGGCTCAGGATGACCTGGCTCAGGATCAGCAACTGATAGGTGCCGTGCTCGCCGGCGATCCCGATGGTGATGGCCGCCGGAATGATGGCGATGGAACGGGTCAGGAGCCGGCGAACCCAGGGCCGGAGACGAATGTGCAAGAAGCCCTCCATGACGATCTGCCCGGCAAGCGTTCCCGTCAGCGTGGAAGATTGCCCCGCGCAAAGAAGCGCCACCGCAAAAGCGGTGCCCGCCAGTGCCGTCCCCAAGAGCGGAGCCAGCAGTTGATGCGCCTGCTGCAGCTCCCTCACCATCTGCCCGTTGCGGAAGAAGACGGCGGCCGACATGACCAGGATGGCCGCGTTCACGAAGAAGGCCGCATTCAGGGCGATGGCCGAGTCAATCAGGTTGAAGCGACAGGCCTCGGCTTTGCCGTTGCCGCCGTTCGCAATCTGCCGCGACTGCACCAGCGCTGAATGAAGATAGAGGTTGTGGGGCATCACCGTTGCCCCGATGATGCCAATGGCAATGTAGAGGCTCTCCGAATTCAGACGCGGCAGGAACCCGCCCAGGACTCCGTGCCAATCCGGCTTGGCCAGAAAAATCTCGAGAATAAAGCAAACGCCAATCATCGTGATCAAACTGAGGATGAAGGCCTCCATCTTGCGGATGCCAAAGCGTTGGATGGCAAGCAGCAGGAAAGTATCGAGCGCGGTGAGGAGCACGCCCCATTGCATCGGAATGCCAAAAAGCAGATTGAGGCCAATCGTGGTGCCCAGCACCTCAGCCAGGTCACAGGCGGCAATGGCAATTTCGCAGACGAACCAAAGGGTAAGATAGACGGGCCGGGGGTAGGCGTCCCGGCAGGCTTGAGCAAGGTCCCGGCCGTGGACGATCCCCAGCCGCGCCGAAAGGGTCTGCAAAAGCACCGCCATCAAGTTGGACATCAGGAGGACCCAGATCAACTGGTAAGCGAATCGCGCCCCTCCCTCGATGTCCGTCGCCCAGTTGCCGGGGTCCATGTAGCCGACGCTGACCATATAAGCTGGCCCGGCAAAGGCAAACAACCGCCGCCAAAACCGCCCGTTGAGCGGCACACCGACCGTGGCGTGCACTTCCGGAAGGGAGACGCTTTTTTGCTCAGTAACCATCCGGTTCCCGTTCCCAAAAATCTTGCTCAAGCCCGCCAGCCGGAAGCCCGGCTTGCCGTCAGCCGGCGGAACAATCCTGCCCGGCGGGCACCGGCGCGCTTGAACCCGTCCAATCGCTGCCGGAATCTTTCCTCCTGCCCGGTCAAATAAATCAGAAACTCGTGGAGGCGCTGAGCCGAAAGCGAACTGAGGCTGTGTTCCATCCTGCCGGCGTCACGCCGCGCCACCTGGCGCGGCACTCCCAGCACCTCCACCAAAAAATGGATGAGGTCCCGGTGAAGATGGCGAAGGGCAGCGGCGACCGCCTGCCCTCGGTGGCTGATGCGGACCGGCCCGCGTTCCTCCTGCCGGAGATAGCCAAGCCTTCGCAGGTGTTGCACCGCGCGGGTGACGGTCGGCAGCCGCACCTTTAACGTCCGGGCAATGTCGGTCACCCGCACTACGCGGTTCTTCTCACTTAAGGTAAGCACCGCTTCCAGGTAATCCTGCTGGCTCGGTGTCAACATTTCAGCCGATATTAGCCTGCACTAATTAGCCAATGCTAATTTACTTTCGCCCCGGGGGCTATGTCAATAGTATTTCCAAGGCTTGCCCGGCCGTGGCCGCCCAAGCCACCAACTCGTGCCGGTGTATTTCTGTGTGGTACACTCGCAGGCCTTGGTGAAAGCGCTCGACCGTATGAAAGGGGAGTGGAACGCCCGCGCTCGCGAGGCCAGCCGCTTCTATATCTGTTCGGCTCGCGATTTTACAGAGGAGGATTTCCGCCGCTCGGGCGAGGAGCATGCCGCTCTCATCCTGGAGTCAGTGGCGCGTTGGCTGCCCGGCCGAGACGGCGCTCTCGAAATCGGTTGCGGCACCGGCCGCTTGCTGGGACCCATGGCGCGTCATTTTCCCGAAGTGATTGGCGTGGATGTATCCGGCGAAATGGTACGCCAGGGCCGCGAGCAACTGCGGCATCTCCTCCGGATTCGCCTAGAAGAGGTGGATGGTCACGGCTCCCTTCCCTTCCCCGACCAATACTTCGACCTTTGTTACTCGATGCTGGTGTTCATTCATCTTCCCCAAAAAGAGGTGGCCCGGAAGTACATCCGGGAGACTTTTCGCGTACTGAAGCCCGGGGGCATTTTTCGTTTTCAAGTTTTCGCAGTTCCGGATACGCTGTGGCACTCCGTGCGCGAATTCTTCACCAAGAAGAGCACCTGGCGCGGTTGCAAGTACAAGCCATCCGAAATGGACGCTTACCTGAAAGCGGCTGGATTTGAGAAACTCGATTCGTCGTTGGTTCCCGATCCAGGACCAATCAAGAAGAATTGGGTTCTTTGGCTGACGGCGCGCAGACCGGCTTGAGGAGGACACGTCGCGCGCTGCGGGATGTCCGCCTCTG
It encodes the following:
- a CDS encoding Nramp family divalent metal transporter produces the protein MVTEQKSVSLPEVHATVGVPLNGRFWRRLFAFAGPAYMVSVGYMDPGNWATDIEGGARFAYQLIWVLLMSNLMAVLLQTLSARLGIVHGRDLAQACRDAYPRPVYLTLWFVCEIAIAACDLAEVLGTTIGLNLLFGIPMQWGVLLTALDTFLLLAIQRFGIRKMEAFILSLITMIGVCFILEIFLAKPDWHGVLGGFLPRLNSESLYIAIGIIGATVMPHNLYLHSALVQSRQIANGGNGKAEACRFNLIDSAIALNAAFFVNAAILVMSAAVFFRNGQMVRELQQAHQLLAPLLGTALAGTAFAVALLCAGQSSTLTGTLAGQIVMEGFLHIRLRPWVRRLLTRSIAIIPAAITIGIAGEHGTYQLLILSQVILSLQLPFAIVPLVHFTSDRERMGSFSNRVWVQVLAWLAAGIIIALNVRLVAQQMTEWAAAAGQWGWLVGLLLGTVAGGLGLLLLWLIFRPWVRRWRGLVPVAEVAGLGRLPEPRYQRIGVALENQPADKLILQHAIPVARAHQGTLILIHVVEGVSGQVFGAQAADLEAREDHAYLERVASELAAMGIKAEVDLRFGSPPAELIAAVSGKQLDLMVLGGHRHRGLADLIFGKTIDPVRHKVPIPIMTVAKPESPRRLPRP
- a CDS encoding metal-dependent transcriptional regulator, with translation MLTPSQQDYLEAVLTLSEKNRVVRVTDIARTLKVRLPTVTRAVQHLRRLGYLRQEERGPVRISHRGQAVAAALRHLHRDLIHFLVEVLGVPRQVARRDAGRMEHSLSSLSAQRLHEFLIYLTGQEERFRQRLDGFKRAGARRAGLFRRLTASRASGWRA
- a CDS encoding class I SAM-dependent methyltransferase, with protein sequence MKALDRMKGEWNARAREASRFYICSARDFTEEDFRRSGEEHAALILESVARWLPGRDGALEIGCGTGRLLGPMARHFPEVIGVDVSGEMVRQGREQLRHLLRIRLEEVDGHGSLPFPDQYFDLCYSMLVFIHLPQKEVARKYIRETFRVLKPGGIFRFQVFAVPDTLWHSVREFFTKKSTWRGCKYKPSEMDAYLKAAGFEKLDSSLVPDPGPIKKNWVLWLTARRPA